TTCATGATCCCGCCTTCGTGCATATTGCAGATAATTTCCGCTATCGGGCTTAATAAAGTCAGCATACCCGCTTCAGACAAAAGGCTAAAGAATTTTCCGTACAGGTAATCACCTACCAGTACCGGGAACTGCGAGCCGATACTCGGGTCTTCGGGTATTCCAAAGGTTTCCGTGTCGGACTCGGAAACACCGCGTTGGACATTCGCAGCCATATATATAAACTGAAAGACACTGGCGAGAACCACCGTCTTCTCAGTAACATTTCCATAAATCCGTGAAGACAGTATAACCAGTGCCGGTCTTATATTCTGATTAACAGGAGACAGCTCCAGGTTGGCGAAGGATCCCAGGTATCCCGCTTTTATCTTCAGATGATCTTCAATCAGACTTTTTACCCAGGTCAGCTCCCTCTCTATCTGCTCGATAATGTGGCTTAACATTTGGCATGGCTCCCCCTTTTCTACCTATGTATATATTCGTTATTGTCTCACAATTTCCTCCTGAACTGTAATTTTTACTGTTTACCGGGGTATATTGTTTAAAAAAATTAACGAGCCCTGCATCTTTTTTAGCTGCAAGGCCCGCTAACCCAATTTTCTGTTGGTACTAATAAATATCCCTCCTATAGATTTACGGCTTCCCCAAGGTAAACTTCCGGCATCATGCCCCGCTTCATTTCTTTGGCGGTAGTTTGTTTGGCATTAAAGTGGTCGGTAAGGTAGTTGCATGCGTCCCAGGGATTTACTTTTTCACCGCAGGTGAATACGTCTACTGCCGCATAGCCCAGTTCCGGCCAGGTATGGATAGCCAGGTGCGATTCTGAAATTACTACCACACCGCTAACCCCTTGAGGACTGAATTTGTGAAATACACATTCTCTGACTTCGGCGCCTGCTTCCAGCGCAGCGTTAACCATGATTTCTTCAACCCTGTTGATGTCGTTAAGGATGTCGAAGTCGCATCCACAAATCTCAGCCAATACATGGCGGCCCAAATGTTTCATTTATCTGCCTCCCCTTTTGGACAATATTTTTGGAATTAACAAACCCCCCGTTTAAACTCAAAGGATTGGTCAATTCCAATCAAATTCAATTTTAGCATATTATCTTATCTTGTCAATAAAATTTTAGTATCTGTAACCACAACACAATTTGTGTAAAAACAAGCCGGTAATGCTCATAAAAACTCTAAATTTGCGTTTTTGCCGTATTCCTTTAGACACCTATACGGCGAAGACTTCACCACCTTCCGTAGTACCCGTCAAAATCACAATACCATAAGAGTTATCATGAAACAGCGACGTCAGCGGGGTACAGTTATAAACAATATACGGATCCAGAGTTAGAAAGGTGTCAAAGGATATCATATTGATAAAGGCCCCTGAATTCCACCCGGCCTTCAAGGGCCTTATAGCGTACCACCGTTCAACCGTTTACCGGCAGGGCTATTATACTGTACCCGGTGCAGCGCTAAACTCATCTATTTCCAACGTCAATCTCCTGAAATAGCACTGGTCGGGCAGCTATCAATGGCCTCTTGCGCTACTTCTTCAAATTCAGCCGGCACCTCGTCCACAGTGCTGTGAGCTTTTTCATTTTCATTCCAGCCAAAGACATCAGGACAAAGATCAACGCAAACTCCACAGCTTATGCACAATTCCTGGTCTACCTCAACTTGCATTGTTAACACCTCCTGTAAAATTTAGAGCAGATATAGTTTGGCACAAAAGGTATAAATTATGTAAAGGATTATTTATATTTGTCCCCAATAAGTAAAAACCCATGCGTCCCGTAAAACAAGGACTCATGGGTTTTTATAAAATGGTCGGAGCGACACGACTTGAACGTGCGGCCTCTACCACCCCAAGGTAGCGCTCTAGCCAAACTGAGCTACGCCCCGATGTCTTATTCGCATTAACAATTGTACCTGTTTGTTTGCTGAAAGTCAAGAAAACAGCCGTGCTAAATTTTTTCTCTTACCACAAATGCATATCCGGCATGAATGGATTGACGGTATAAGTGTAAACTTTAATGTCGTGGTTTTTATAAACAAAATTCGACAAGTATTGCATGAATGCATTTCCGTGCTAAAATATGAAATATGAATATTGTATACATTATACTGATCTAATGGAGGTTTAATCATGTCAATGCCCCTCAATATCAACATCCGGTTAAGGCTCAACAACCAGCCGGGGACTTTGGCCAGAGTCCTAACGATTGTTGCCAAGGAAAAAGGCAGCTTGGGAGCAATAGAATTAGTATCGGCTTCCCCATCGTATATCATCAGGGACCTTATGATCCGCCTGCGTGACAGGCGCCACCTCGGTGACATTATCGGAGCCCTGGACGCGCTCCCTGATGTGGAAATTATCCACGTGGCAGACCGGGTCGTTATGAAACACCTGGGGGGCAAAATTGAAGTATCCTCTACAAGACCCATTCAAAACTGGGAAGACCTCGCGCTTGTTTATACACCGGGTGTAGCCGGTGTTTCGGAAGCTATCGCGCAGGACCCGGACATGGTTTACAAACTAACCATGAAAGGCAATTCGGTAGCTATTGTCACAGATGGTTCGGCTATCCTTGGCCTGGGCAATCTCGGACCGGCTGCCGCCCTCCCGGTGATGGAAGGTAAAGCTGTTTTATTCAAGCGCTTTGCCAATATCAACGCCTTCCCTTTATGCCTTGACGTACATGAACCCGAGCAAATTATTGAAGCTGTTGCAGCCATCGCCCCTTCTTTCGGCGGCATCAACCTGGAAGATATCGCAGCTCCCAAGTGTTTTGAAATCGAAGAAAAACTGGCAAACATGCTGGATATACCTGTGTTCCACGACGACCAGCACGGCACCGCCATCGTTACCCTGGCAGGCCTCCTAAACGCTTTAAAGGTTGTGAATAAAAACATACAAGATGTACAAGTGGTGATCAGCGGAGCCGGCGCGGCCGGGGTGGCCATTACCAGATTGTTGCAAAAAGCAGGTGTAAAACATATTATAGTCTGTGATCGAAAAGGAGCTATCGCCAGGGACAACATGCCCACCGTAAATTCCAAGAAATGGATTGCTGAAAACACTAACGAGGAATGCCGGCACGGGTCACCAAAAGAAGTGCTGACGGGCGCAGACGTCTTTGTGGGGGTGTCGGCGCCACGGTTACTCAATCGTGATGATATTATGAAGATGGCTGAAAGGCCGGTTGTTTTTGCCCTGGCTAACCCCGATCCGGAAGTTGAGCCGGAGGAAATCTTCGATATCGCTGGTGTCATTGCCACGGGCAGGTCCGATTACCCCAACCAGATCAACAACGCCCTCGCCTTTCCGGGGCTTTTCCGGGGAGCGCTGAACTGTCACGCCAGAACCATCAATGATGAAATGTGCCTGGCCGCCGCCTATGCCCTGGCCGGCATCGTCAAAGACGAGCAACTTACCGCGGATAACATCATACCATCTATTTTTAACGATGTCGTGGCGCCAACCGTAGCCAAGGCCGTTGAAAAGGCGGCTGAACAAACCGGAGTATCCAGGAGTATTCTGAACGGCAAAGAAAAGGAATTTGATTCCCTACTATAGCATAATGTAACTTAAAAAGTGTTACGGGTGACGAGCATGAAACAACGCTTCTTTTACTGCCCCAAATGCGGGGGCCGGCTAAACTATAAGGAGCAAGGTGAGCGACAGAGGCTCACCTGCTCCGTGTGCTCATATATCTTGTATGAAAACCCGGTGGTAGGTGTCGCCGCAGTGGTTGCCAACGACCGCGGGCAAATCCTGCTGGGCCGGCGCAATGGAAGCTACCGGGGACTCTGGTGCATTCCCTGCGGTTATGTAGAGTACGACGAAGACGTCTGCGAAGCGATCGTACGGGAGTATAAAGAAGAGACCAATCTTGACATCAGGCTCAAGGGGGTATTCTCTGTCCAGTCAAACTTTCACAACCCGGAAACCCACACGGTCGGGATCTGGTTTAAGGCTGAAGTTACTGGAGGCGAATTGATGGCGCAAGCTGACCTGGATCAGGTAGGCTATTTTGCTTTGGACGATTTGCCGCCGCTGGCCTTTCCTACCGATGCTAAAGTTATCGAAGAGCTAAAGGATGTCTGTAGTAAAAATAAAAAATAACCATTCATTCGCACATGACCCCAAAGAAATGCTATACGCAAATAAGTTAGGTACCGGTACCTAACTTATTTCTTTTTTATCCTTATTAGTACGACCAGGAATACAATACTTTCTATTATAAAACGGCTCCTGCCCCATATGTTAACAATTCCTCTGTTTGATGCATTGAAATAATTCCAGATGGCTTGTTTAACCGGAATTTAATAAACAACTTGATCCGATTTAACATCTCAAAGATATACTCAAAATAAAGACAATATTTTAGGAAATATTATAAATCAGGTACGAGCTTTTTTCAGAAATAACCTTTCTGCTGCCGGCAGTTTAAAGGTTATTTGAAACCGCCGGCGCCGGCGCCATACTGACGCCGTATCAGCGATATGTATGTCCAGCAAAAAAGAACACAACAGGTGGAGGAAAATATCAATGTTCTTGGAAGGCGACCTGCATTTACACACTATTGCCAGTGGACACGGCTTCAGCACTGTTAAAGAGATAGCTGGAGTGGCGGCCAAGCGTGGGATAAAAATTATAGGAATTACTGATCACGGTCTCAATATGCCTGGCGGTCCACATGTGTATTACTTCAGACAACTGCTTGGTTTACCCAGGGTTATTGAAGGAGTCGAGGTCCTGCGCGGAGTCGAGGCCAACATTATTGACACTGCTGGCAACCTGGACATGCCGGAAGGTTTGTTAGCCAAACTCGATCTGGTGCTGGCGGGATTTCATGAGGAGTGCGGTTATTCAGGAAGTTCTGTTGAAGAGAACACAGCTGCTATGATCGCAGCCATTCATAATCCTTTTGTTCATATTATAACCCATCCGGGCAATCCAGTTTTCCCGGTGGACATTGAAAAGGTTGTTATTGCAGCCTGCCATGCGAAGAAGGCCCTGGAGATTAATAACAATTCATTTTGCCTGAGTCGCAGTGGCAGTGCGCCAAATTGCACTATTTTTGCCAA
This region of Pelotomaculum schinkii genomic DNA includes:
- a CDS encoding polyprenyl synthetase family protein; its protein translation is MLSHIIEQIERELTWVKSLIEDHLKIKAGYLGSFANLELSPVNQNIRPALVILSSRIYGNVTEKTVVLASVFQFIYMAANVQRGVSESDTETFGIPEDPSIGSQFPVLVGDYLYGKFFSLLSEAGMLTLLSPIAEIICNMHEGGIMKQKLKSQTSPTRALRDAIQKESAELFGGCCSLSAQLAGAPVVDQKTMRRFGKSLGMAYGLLEEGMKAEHAAPYLLEAKEALHLIPCKPERLWLEKLVCNLSGQGLAACRMVI
- the speD gene encoding adenosylmethionine decarboxylase, encoding MKHLGRHVLAEICGCDFDILNDINRVEEIMVNAALEAGAEVRECVFHKFSPQGVSGVVVISESHLAIHTWPELGYAAVDVFTCGEKVNPWDACNYLTDHFNAKQTTAKEMKRGMMPEVYLGEAVNL
- a CDS encoding ferredoxin → MQVEVDQELCISCGVCVDLCPDVFGWNENEKAHSTVDEVPAEFEEVAQEAIDSCPTSAISGD
- a CDS encoding NAD-dependent malic enzyme, which encodes MSMPLNINIRLRLNNQPGTLARVLTIVAKEKGSLGAIELVSASPSYIIRDLMIRLRDRRHLGDIIGALDALPDVEIIHVADRVVMKHLGGKIEVSSTRPIQNWEDLALVYTPGVAGVSEAIAQDPDMVYKLTMKGNSVAIVTDGSAILGLGNLGPAAALPVMEGKAVLFKRFANINAFPLCLDVHEPEQIIEAVAAIAPSFGGINLEDIAAPKCFEIEEKLANMLDIPVFHDDQHGTAIVTLAGLLNALKVVNKNIQDVQVVISGAGAAGVAITRLLQKAGVKHIIVCDRKGAIARDNMPTVNSKKWIAENTNEECRHGSPKEVLTGADVFVGVSAPRLLNRDDIMKMAERPVVFALANPDPEVEPEEIFDIAGVIATGRSDYPNQINNALAFPGLFRGALNCHARTINDEMCLAAAYALAGIVKDEQLTADNIIPSIFNDVVAPTVAKAVEKAAEQTGVSRSILNGKEKEFDSLL
- a CDS encoding NUDIX hydrolase; translation: MKQRFFYCPKCGGRLNYKEQGERQRLTCSVCSYILYENPVVGVAAVVANDRGQILLGRRNGSYRGLWCIPCGYVEYDEDVCEAIVREYKEETNLDIRLKGVFSVQSNFHNPETHTVGIWFKAEVTGGELMAQADLDQVGYFALDDLPPLAFPTDAKVIEELKDVCSKNKK
- a CDS encoding PHP domain-containing protein, whose amino-acid sequence is MFLEGDLHLHTIASGHGFSTVKEIAGVAAKRGIKIIGITDHGLNMPGGPHVYYFRQLLGLPRVIEGVEVLRGVEANIIDTAGNLDMPEGLLAKLDLVLAGFHEECGYSGSSVEENTAAMIAAIHNPFVHIITHPGNPVFPVDIEKVVIAACHAKKALEINNNSFCLSRSGSAPNCTIFAKEIKKHNALLSINSDSHFCDTVGQCQYAMELINMTGINDESILNTSALRIKKYIGKKA